In a genomic window of Actinomadura rubteroloni:
- a CDS encoding sensor histidine kinase, which translates to MAGDPSPGEDRARLVLPQLKLDDLLAELQARLETARSTRDRVHALLEAVVSIGSELDLETVLRRITEAATTLVDARYGALGVIDEDGERLLQFVTVGVGEQEIEAIGHWPHGRGILGLLIKEPRPLRMHDLSAHPESYGFPAGHPPMGTFLGVPIRVRDEVFGNLYLTEKAGGGDFDADDEVVVGALATAAGVAIENARLYEEGRRREQWLEASAEVSTRLLSGTGTRDVTALVAERARRIAAADLATVSLADPAGRAFVVDAADGAAAPRLRGLRTPMAEALEASVFTDGVSLRLEDAGRPGADPPVGPVLSVPLGTGASARGAVTVMNRPGGPAFTESAQRLLEAFGTQAAVALELADRRRDAERLALFEDRDRIAKDLHDTVIQRLFATAMTLMSAIKITTKPDVATRVQRAVDDLDDTIRQIRSTIFALQAAPDAESLRSRLYALVDAATEQLGFAPSVRLDGLLDTAVPDTVGDHLLAVTREALSNTARHAHAAHVSVDVTAGDDLTLRVEDDGTGIPAGGRRSGLANLHDRASALGGTFTTRPRPGGGTVLVWRVPLTGRD; encoded by the coding sequence ATGGCCGGTGACCCGTCGCCCGGCGAGGACCGGGCCAGGCTCGTCCTCCCGCAGCTCAAGCTGGACGATCTGCTGGCCGAGCTGCAGGCGCGGCTGGAGACGGCGCGGTCGACGCGCGACCGGGTCCACGCGCTGCTGGAGGCCGTGGTCTCGATCGGCAGCGAGCTGGATCTGGAGACCGTCCTGCGCCGCATCACCGAGGCCGCGACGACGCTGGTCGACGCCCGGTACGGCGCGCTCGGCGTCATCGACGAGGACGGGGAGCGGCTCCTCCAGTTCGTCACCGTCGGGGTGGGCGAGCAGGAGATCGAGGCGATCGGGCACTGGCCGCACGGGCGCGGCATCCTCGGCCTGCTCATCAAGGAGCCCCGGCCGCTGCGGATGCACGACCTGTCGGCGCATCCGGAGTCCTACGGGTTCCCCGCGGGCCATCCGCCGATGGGGACGTTCCTGGGCGTCCCGATCCGGGTGCGGGACGAGGTGTTCGGCAACCTCTACCTCACCGAGAAGGCCGGCGGCGGCGACTTCGACGCCGACGACGAGGTCGTCGTCGGCGCGCTCGCCACCGCCGCGGGCGTCGCGATCGAGAACGCCCGCCTCTACGAGGAGGGGCGCCGCCGCGAGCAGTGGCTCGAAGCGTCCGCCGAGGTCTCCACCCGGCTGCTGTCGGGCACCGGCACCCGGGACGTCACGGCGCTGGTCGCCGAGCGCGCCCGCCGCATCGCCGCCGCCGACCTCGCCACCGTCTCCCTCGCCGATCCCGCCGGCCGGGCGTTCGTCGTCGACGCCGCCGACGGCGCGGCGGCGCCCCGCCTGCGGGGACTGCGCACTCCCATGGCCGAGGCCCTTGAGGCGTCGGTGTTCACCGACGGCGTCTCGCTGCGGCTGGAGGACGCCGGACGCCCCGGCGCCGACCCGCCCGTCGGGCCGGTGCTGTCGGTCCCGCTCGGGACGGGCGCCTCGGCGCGCGGCGCCGTCACGGTGATGAACCGCCCCGGCGGACCGGCGTTCACCGAGTCCGCCCAGCGGCTGCTGGAGGCGTTCGGGACGCAGGCCGCCGTCGCGCTGGAGCTGGCCGACCGGCGCCGCGACGCCGAGCGCCTCGCGCTGTTCGAGGACCGCGACCGCATCGCCAAGGACCTGCACGACACCGTCATCCAGCGGTTGTTCGCCACGGCCATGACGCTGATGAGCGCCATCAAGATCACCACCAAGCCGGACGTGGCGACCCGCGTCCAGCGCGCCGTGGACGACCTGGACGACACCATCCGCCAGATCCGCTCCACGATCTTCGCGCTCCAGGCGGCCCCGGACGCCGAGAGCCTGCGCAGCCGCCTCTACGCGCTGGTCGACGCCGCGACCGAACAGCTCGGGTTCGCGCCCTCGGTCCGGCTGGACGGGCTGCTGGACACCGCCGTCCCCGACACCGTCGGCGACCACCTGCTCGCCGTCACCCGCGAGGCCCTGTCCAACACCGCCCGCCACGCCCACGCCGCCCACGTCAGCGTGGACGTCACCGCCGGCGACGACCTCACGCTCCGCGTCGAGGACGACGGCACCGGCATCCCCGCGGGCGGGCGCCGCAGCGGCCTGGCCAACCTCCACGACCGCGCGTCCGCCCTCGGCGGCACCTTCACCACCCGTCCCCGCCCCGGCGGCGGCACCGTCCTCGTCTGGCGGGTCCCCCTCACCGGCCGGGACTGA
- the ftsH gene encoding ATP-dependent zinc metalloprotease FtsH: MIRRVHLRPRRLGPPPDDEPPGKPPQNPPPPTWWQRWGTPVLLAVLLLLMFGPSLAGDRPTSLSYSAFSARLDAGRVKSVTIDEHGGLSGKLTDGKSFTSRVPTAIGAGDLQQRLRAEKVRIDATRSGGFGSFLLGLLPFALVIGFFLWFGRRAGGGLPGGAGGFGRVKAEVIEAERPTTRFADVAGYEGVKREIEEVVDFLRDPGRYAAAGAEPPRGVIMVGPPGTGKTLFARAVAGEAQVPFLSVTGSSFVEMFVGVGASRVRDLFADARKRAPSIVFIDEIDAIGGRRGGTMPGGGNEEREQTLNQLLAELDGFDQSSGIVVLAATNRPETLDPALLRPGRFDRQVVVPLPSRAERAAILAVHARGKHLDAGVDLERVARATPGFSGADLHNLLNEAAINAVRDDRTTITARDVDTARDRLLLGRRDTSNALLPDERRSVAVHESGHALLAALCENADPVAKVTILPAGMALGVTEQLPEAERHLYSTAYLTDLLTVRLGGRAAELVVFGQGSTGAADDLAGATRLAARMVREFGMSPRLGPVGYGSTTQNYLGDGPDETAPRPYSERTQQLVDEEVARLLREAEARAVRLLGEHRAALDRLADVLVRQETVDGSAVADALRAESALPGPVNGVPARDG; this comes from the coding sequence ATGATCCGACGTGTCCATCTGCGCCCGCGCCGTCTCGGCCCGCCACCGGACGACGAGCCGCCGGGCAAGCCGCCGCAGAACCCCCCGCCGCCCACGTGGTGGCAGCGCTGGGGGACGCCGGTCCTGCTCGCCGTCCTGCTCCTGCTGATGTTCGGCCCGTCGCTGGCGGGCGACCGGCCGACGTCGCTCAGCTACAGCGCCTTCTCCGCCCGGCTGGACGCGGGACGGGTCAAGTCCGTGACGATCGACGAGCACGGCGGGCTCAGCGGGAAGCTGACCGACGGGAAGTCGTTCACCAGCCGCGTCCCCACGGCGATCGGCGCGGGCGACCTTCAGCAGCGGCTGCGGGCCGAGAAGGTGCGGATCGACGCCACCCGCTCCGGCGGATTCGGGAGCTTCCTGCTCGGCCTGCTCCCGTTCGCGCTGGTCATCGGCTTCTTCCTCTGGTTCGGCCGACGCGCGGGCGGTGGCCTGCCGGGGGGAGCGGGCGGGTTCGGGCGCGTCAAGGCCGAGGTCATCGAGGCCGAGCGCCCGACCACGCGGTTCGCGGACGTCGCCGGGTACGAGGGCGTCAAACGCGAGATCGAGGAGGTCGTGGACTTCCTGCGCGACCCCGGCCGCTACGCCGCCGCCGGGGCCGAACCGCCGCGCGGCGTGATCATGGTGGGTCCGCCCGGGACCGGCAAGACGCTGTTCGCCCGCGCGGTCGCGGGCGAGGCGCAGGTCCCGTTCCTGTCGGTGACGGGCTCGTCGTTCGTGGAGATGTTCGTCGGCGTCGGGGCCTCGCGCGTCCGGGACCTGTTCGCCGACGCCCGCAAGCGCGCCCCGTCGATCGTGTTCATCGACGAGATCGACGCCATCGGCGGACGGCGCGGCGGGACCATGCCCGGCGGCGGCAACGAGGAGCGCGAGCAGACCCTCAACCAGTTGCTCGCCGAACTCGACGGCTTCGACCAGAGCAGCGGGATCGTCGTGCTCGCGGCCACCAACCGGCCCGAGACCCTGGACCCCGCGCTGCTGCGGCCCGGCCGCTTCGACCGGCAGGTCGTCGTGCCGCTGCCCAGCCGTGCCGAACGGGCGGCGATCCTCGCCGTCCACGCGCGCGGCAAGCACCTGGACGCGGGCGTCGACCTGGAACGCGTCGCGCGGGCCACGCCCGGGTTCTCCGGCGCGGACCTGCACAACCTGCTCAACGAGGCCGCGATCAACGCCGTCCGCGACGACCGGACGACGATCACCGCCCGCGACGTCGACACCGCCCGCGACCGGCTGCTGCTCGGCCGCCGCGACACCTCCAACGCGCTGCTGCCCGACGAGCGCCGGTCGGTGGCCGTCCACGAGTCCGGGCACGCGCTGCTGGCCGCGCTGTGCGAGAACGCCGACCCGGTCGCCAAGGTGACGATCCTGCCCGCCGGGATGGCGCTCGGCGTCACCGAGCAGCTTCCCGAGGCCGAACGGCACCTCTACAGCACCGCCTACCTCACCGACCTGCTCACCGTGCGGCTCGGCGGACGCGCGGCCGAACTCGTCGTGTTCGGGCAGGGCTCGACCGGGGCGGCCGACGACCTGGCCGGCGCGACGCGGCTCGCCGCGCGCATGGTCCGCGAGTTCGGCATGTCCCCGCGCCTCGGCCCGGTCGGGTACGGGTCGACGACGCAGAACTACCTCGGCGACGGCCCCGACGAGACCGCGCCGCGCCCCTATTCGGAGCGGACGCAGCAGCTCGTGGACGAGGAGGTGGCCCGTCTCCTGCGCGAGGCGGAGGCGCGGGCCGTCCGGCTGCTGGGCGAGCACCGGGCCGCGCTGGACCGGCTCGCCGACGTGCTGGTCCGGCAGGAGACCGTGGACGGAAGCGCCGTCGCGGACGCCCTGCGCGCCGAGAGCGCGCTTCCCGGACCCGTCAACGGCGTTCCGGCGCGCGACGGGTGA
- a CDS encoding response regulator transcription factor, whose translation MMAEPPSAPTPIRVFLLDDHEVVRRGVGALLSAEDDIEIVGEAGSAEQALARVPAARPDVAVLDVRLPDGDGVTVCRDLRSQMPGLACLMLTSFDDEDALFDAVMAGASGYVLKQIHGSDLVGAVRTVAAGQSLLDPRSTARMLQRIRERQERKDPLAALTDQERTIFELIGEGLTNRQIGERMFLAEKTVKNYTSHVFAKLGMTRRTQAAAYAARLKADEAKNPER comes from the coding sequence ATGATGGCCGAACCGCCGAGCGCTCCGACGCCGATCCGCGTCTTCCTGCTGGACGACCACGAGGTCGTCCGGCGCGGCGTCGGCGCGCTGTTGTCGGCCGAGGACGACATCGAGATCGTCGGCGAGGCGGGCTCGGCGGAGCAGGCGCTGGCGCGGGTCCCGGCGGCCCGTCCGGACGTGGCCGTGCTGGACGTGCGGCTGCCCGACGGCGACGGCGTCACCGTCTGCCGCGACCTGCGCTCTCAGATGCCCGGGCTGGCGTGCCTGATGCTGACGTCCTTCGACGACGAGGACGCGCTGTTCGACGCCGTGATGGCCGGCGCGTCCGGCTACGTCCTGAAGCAGATCCACGGTTCGGACCTGGTCGGCGCGGTGCGGACGGTCGCGGCCGGGCAGTCGCTGCTGGACCCGCGCAGCACGGCGCGGATGCTCCAGCGCATCCGCGAGCGCCAGGAGCGCAAGGACCCCCTCGCCGCGCTCACCGACCAGGAGCGGACGATCTTCGAGCTGATCGGCGAGGGCCTGACCAACCGGCAGATCGGCGAGCGGATGTTCCTGGCGGAGAAGACCGTCAAGAACTACACCTCGCACGTGTTCGCCAAGCTCGGCATGACCCGCCGCACCCAGGCCGCCGCCTACGCCGCCCGCCTCAAGGCCGACGAGGCGAAGAACCCCGAACGCTGA
- a CDS encoding universal stress protein produces the protein MATPVIVGIDGSAHAWQALDWAAADALLHGRPLSLVHGSRALLRDGTLSELDYEHLDEERTALLHEARQYALKQAPGLEITTELIALEAGEALLDLSDRAALVAVGTRGVGGFEGLLFGSVALRVAGRARCPVLVVPGPAPHPADAPPEILLGVDTAHPQDAVIGWAFEAASLRGARLTALTALSVDFGSPHLRGVADRELSEVLAGWSTRYPDVPVRPVVADQGAARALVLGSEQSALLVVGARRPARRFGLALGAVNHAVLHHARCPVAVVPAA, from the coding sequence ATGGCCACTCCCGTCATCGTCGGGATCGACGGTTCCGCGCACGCCTGGCAGGCCCTGGACTGGGCCGCCGCCGACGCCCTGCTGCACGGGCGTCCGCTGTCGCTTGTCCACGGCTCCCGGGCGCTGCTCCGGGACGGGACGCTGAGCGAACTCGACTACGAGCACCTGGACGAGGAGCGCACCGCCCTGCTGCACGAGGCGCGGCAGTACGCGCTGAAGCAGGCGCCCGGCCTGGAGATCACCACGGAGCTGATCGCCCTGGAGGCGGGCGAGGCGCTGCTCGACCTGAGCGACCGCGCGGCCCTCGTCGCGGTCGGCACGCGGGGCGTCGGCGGGTTCGAAGGCCTGCTGTTCGGTTCGGTGGCGCTGCGCGTCGCCGGGCGCGCCCGGTGCCCCGTGCTGGTCGTCCCCGGACCGGCCCCGCACCCGGCGGACGCGCCGCCCGAGATCCTGCTCGGCGTCGACACCGCCCATCCGCAGGACGCGGTGATCGGCTGGGCGTTCGAGGCGGCGTCGCTGCGCGGCGCCCGGCTCACGGCGCTGACCGCGCTGAGCGTGGACTTCGGCTCCCCGCACCTGCGCGGCGTCGCCGACCGCGAGCTGTCGGAGGTCCTGGCGGGCTGGTCCACGCGCTACCCCGACGTGCCGGTCCGGCCCGTCGTCGCGGACCAGGGCGCGGCACGCGCGCTGGTCCTCGGGTCCGAGCAGTCAGCGCTGCTCGTCGTCGGGGCCCGCCGGCCGGCGCGCCGGTTCGGTCTCGCGCTCGGCGCCGTGAACCACGCGGTGCTGCACCACGCCCGCTGCCCCGTGGCCGTCGTCCCGGCGGCCTGA
- a CDS encoding GNAT family N-acetyltransferase, whose protein sequence is MTELTAAEPVFAPLADGVQVEIRPLVQADRDAVRGLHRSLSPDSLYARFFGLGAAAADQAAERLCRGTGPGRAALGAWLRGELVGVGEFDPTGTPGEAEVAFAVADRMQHHGVGTLLLERLVELARARGIGVFRADVLASNAAMLRVFADAGLDVRSRVSAGVVEAAISLDGGERYRAAVADRASRADVASLVPLLRPRSVAVVGTAPDVLRSLTSGGFAGTVHAVNPHAAGRVTRGAPCVATPAELPVPPDLVVLSVPAVSVADAAAACGRRGARAVVVLTGGLNHGQDRALRDACHAWGMRLVGPGSSGVAHPLIGLHATAVRRPAGSVGVVAGTGGAALLDGLARIGAGVSTFAGVGAAADVCAADLLRWWAADPATRLGVLGPGTSGDPGTLARAARRVPLLALGAPAEPFARAGIVAVGTLDDLLDVAALLARQPFPRGPRVAVVERGHETAAVCAAAGLTVTARAAGLDARAFRKLADDGDVDAVLIALPVRPGVVAACGKPVLAVRPGQAGTVGVPSYAAPERAARALARAWSAVRRADG, encoded by the coding sequence ATGACCGAACTCACTGCCGCCGAACCGGTCTTCGCGCCGCTCGCCGACGGCGTCCAGGTGGAGATCAGGCCGCTGGTCCAGGCCGACCGGGACGCCGTGCGCGGGCTGCACCGCTCGCTCTCCCCCGACAGCCTCTACGCGCGGTTCTTCGGGCTCGGCGCGGCCGCCGCCGACCAGGCCGCCGAGCGGTTGTGCAGAGGGACCGGTCCGGGCCGCGCCGCGCTCGGCGCGTGGCTGCGCGGCGAGCTGGTCGGCGTCGGCGAGTTCGACCCGACCGGCACGCCGGGCGAGGCCGAGGTGGCGTTCGCGGTCGCCGACCGCATGCAGCACCACGGCGTCGGGACGCTGCTGCTGGAGCGTCTGGTCGAGTTGGCCCGCGCACGCGGGATCGGCGTCTTCCGCGCCGACGTGCTGGCGTCCAACGCCGCGATGCTGCGCGTGTTCGCCGACGCCGGACTGGACGTGCGCAGCCGTGTCTCGGCGGGCGTGGTCGAGGCGGCGATCTCGCTGGACGGCGGCGAACGCTACCGGGCGGCCGTCGCCGACCGGGCGAGCCGGGCGGACGTCGCGAGCCTCGTCCCGCTGCTGCGGCCCCGCTCCGTCGCGGTCGTCGGCACGGCCCCGGACGTTCTGCGCTCCCTCACGTCCGGCGGGTTCGCCGGGACGGTCCACGCGGTGAACCCGCACGCGGCGGGCCGCGTGACCCGGGGAGCGCCGTGCGTCGCGACGCCCGCCGAGCTGCCCGTGCCGCCCGACCTTGTCGTCCTCTCAGTGCCCGCCGTGTCGGTCGCCGACGCCGCCGCCGCGTGCGGACGGCGCGGCGCGCGGGCCGTCGTCGTGCTCACCGGCGGATTGAACCATGGGCAGGACCGCGCGCTGCGGGACGCCTGCCACGCCTGGGGGATGCGCCTGGTCGGGCCGGGTTCGTCCGGTGTCGCGCACCCGCTGATCGGGCTGCACGCGACGGCGGTCCGGCGGCCCGCCGGGAGCGTCGGGGTCGTGGCCGGGACCGGCGGCGCCGCGCTGCTCGACGGCCTGGCCCGGATCGGCGCGGGCGTCTCGACGTTCGCCGGCGTCGGCGCCGCGGCCGACGTGTGCGCCGCCGACCTGCTCCGCTGGTGGGCGGCCGATCCCGCGACGCGTCTCGGCGTCCTCGGCCCCGGCACGTCCGGCGACCCGGGGACGCTCGCCCGTGCCGCGCGGCGCGTCCCGCTCCTCGCGCTCGGCGCCCCGGCAGAGCCGTTCGCGCGGGCCGGGATCGTCGCGGTCGGCACGCTCGACGACCTGCTGGACGTCGCCGCGCTGCTGGCCCGGCAGCCGTTCCCGCGCGGGCCGCGCGTCGCGGTCGTGGAGCGGGGGCACGAGACCGCCGCCGTCTGCGCCGCCGCCGGGCTCACCGTCACGGCGCGGGCGGCGGGGCTCGACGCCCGCGCGTTCCGGAAGCTCGCGGACGACGGGGACGTGGACGCGGTGCTGATCGCGCTCCCGGTACGTCCCGGCGTGGTCGCGGCGTGCGGGAAGCCCGTCCTCGCGGTGCGTCCGGGGCAGGCCGGAACGGTCGGCGTCCCGTCGTACGCCGCGCCGGAACGGGCCGCGCGGGCTCTCGCCCGCGCGTGGTCCGCCGTCCGCCGGGCCGACGGATGA
- a CDS encoding NAD(P)-dependent alcohol dehydrogenase, whose product MRALRLMDWNSEPELVDVPDPRPGPGQVVVRIGGAGACHSDLHLMHDFKAGQLPWEPPFTLGHENAGWVHELGDGVTGLTVGEPVAVYGPWGCGTCSRCRAGAETYCENLAAAPVPGGGGGLGLDGGMAEYLLVPAARHLVPLPDGLDPVTAAPLTDAALTSHHAVRRSWPKLPPGATALVIGVGGLGHMAVQILRATTAARIIAVDPRADALALARAADLTLTPDDDTADRVRAATGGRGADVVLDFVGSDATLALAARAVRTLGDLTIVGLGGGTLPVSFFGLPYEASVQTTYWGTRPELQEVLDLAARGLITPATTTFPLDRAVEAYRRLAAGDLTGRAVIVP is encoded by the coding sequence ATGCGCGCACTGCGGCTCATGGACTGGAACAGCGAACCCGAACTCGTGGACGTCCCCGACCCGCGTCCGGGACCCGGCCAGGTCGTCGTCCGGATCGGCGGCGCGGGCGCGTGCCACTCCGACCTGCACCTCATGCACGACTTCAAGGCCGGGCAGCTCCCGTGGGAGCCGCCGTTCACGCTCGGGCACGAGAACGCCGGATGGGTCCACGAACTGGGCGACGGCGTCACCGGCCTCACGGTCGGAGAGCCCGTCGCGGTGTACGGGCCGTGGGGCTGCGGGACGTGCTCCCGCTGCCGCGCCGGGGCCGAGACCTACTGCGAGAACCTCGCCGCCGCGCCCGTGCCGGGCGGAGGCGGCGGGCTCGGGCTGGACGGCGGGATGGCCGAGTACCTGCTCGTCCCGGCGGCCCGCCATCTCGTCCCGCTGCCCGACGGCCTAGACCCGGTGACCGCAGCCCCGCTCACCGACGCCGCCCTCACCTCCCACCACGCCGTCCGCCGGTCGTGGCCGAAGCTCCCGCCGGGCGCGACGGCCCTGGTCATCGGCGTGGGCGGGCTCGGGCACATGGCCGTGCAGATCCTCCGCGCCACCACCGCCGCGCGGATCATCGCGGTCGACCCCCGCGCGGACGCCCTGGCGCTCGCCCGCGCCGCCGACCTGACGCTGACCCCGGACGACGACACCGCCGACCGCGTCCGCGCGGCCACCGGTGGACGCGGCGCGGACGTGGTCCTGGACTTCGTCGGATCGGACGCCACGCTCGCGCTCGCCGCGCGGGCCGTCCGGACGCTCGGCGACCTGACGATCGTCGGCCTCGGCGGCGGCACGCTGCCGGTCTCCTTCTTCGGCCTGCCCTACGAGGCGTCCGTGCAGACGACCTACTGGGGGACGCGGCCGGAACTCCAAGAGGTCCTGGACCTGGCGGCCCGCGGCCTCATCACCCCGGCGACCACCACGTTCCCCCTCGACCGGGCCGTCGAGGCGTACCGGCGGCTGGCCGCCGGCGACCTCACCGGCCGCGCCGTCATCGTCCCCTGA
- a CDS encoding DoxX family membrane protein has product MAVSTRKNTAHRVLPHLHAPAPLTESPAARYVWAAARLALGWVFVWAFLDKTFGLGHETPRAQAWIDGGSPTDGFLKHAPQGPLAGFYHNIAGVAWADWLFMAGLAGVGAALVLGIGMRAAAGAGALLLVMMWSAVLPPANNLFMDDHLIYAVVLIGLALVSAGDALGLGRFWSATALVRRFPFLK; this is encoded by the coding sequence ATGGCTGTCTCGACCCGCAAGAACACCGCCCACCGCGTCCTGCCCCACCTGCACGCCCCCGCGCCGCTGACCGAGTCGCCCGCCGCGCGCTACGTCTGGGCCGCCGCCCGGCTCGCGCTGGGCTGGGTGTTCGTCTGGGCGTTCCTGGACAAGACCTTCGGGCTCGGCCACGAGACGCCGCGCGCCCAGGCGTGGATCGACGGCGGCAGCCCCACCGACGGCTTCCTGAAGCACGCGCCGCAGGGACCGCTCGCCGGCTTCTACCACAACATCGCCGGAGTGGCCTGGGCCGACTGGCTGTTCATGGCGGGTCTCGCCGGCGTCGGCGCGGCGCTCGTCCTCGGGATCGGGATGCGCGCCGCGGCGGGGGCCGGCGCGCTGCTGCTGGTCATGATGTGGAGCGCCGTGCTCCCGCCCGCCAACAACCTCTTCATGGACGACCACCTGATCTACGCGGTCGTCCTGATCGGCCTGGCCCTGGTCAGCGCGGGCGACGCGCTCGGCCTCGGCCGCTTCTGGAGCGCCACGGCGCTGGTCCGCAGGTTCCCGTTCCTGAAGTGA